In Candidatus Cohnella colombiensis, one DNA window encodes the following:
- a CDS encoding MDR family MFS transporter yields the protein MSSQSTHEAPAEDVSITKLLVPLIAIIVGIFMVILDGTAVNVALPKFLTTFSTPDKMLSYSVVQWTVIGYALAQAAVIPLAGWLSDRFGAKRVFLISIGLFTISSVLCALANTIEMLIAFRIIQGLGGGVVAPIAMAFVYRLAPPSKVGAMMGMMGVPILLAPALGPVLAGWLVEYHSWEWIFLLNLPIGIIGIIMGIRSLPNIARQAVPSLDRLGMILGPLAFAALVYGVSSGGIDLETGESTWTNMETIVGIGVGAVALVLFIIVELRKRDPLLELRVFRSGNFTKGIIVQWVSQIAMFGTLFLVPLFLQQAQGYTPFETGMIMLPQALASGLFMPIGGKLSDRYGARPLVIAGMIITTGAAILLANITGDVSKLQVMIPLTMLGAGMGLFMMPLNTHLIQSAPQNLVGRVTSLTNAAQQVMMSFAIAVLTTLSVTRMQEVMIADQMQKPDAHAYASGFGYAFFILIFIAVVGGILGLMLTKPAKLEGDSNNKADLHTMVG from the coding sequence ATGTCATCGCAGTCAACTCATGAAGCACCAGCAGAAGATGTTTCAATAACGAAACTACTCGTGCCGCTCATCGCAATTATCGTGGGTATCTTTATGGTTATCTTGGATGGTACAGCGGTTAACGTTGCGCTTCCTAAATTTCTAACGACTTTCTCTACGCCTGATAAGATGCTCTCGTATTCTGTCGTTCAATGGACGGTTATTGGATACGCATTAGCGCAAGCAGCAGTTATACCGCTTGCTGGCTGGTTATCAGATCGTTTTGGAGCGAAGCGAGTATTTCTCATTTCGATTGGTTTGTTTACGATCAGTTCAGTGTTGTGCGCATTGGCAAACACGATTGAAATGCTGATCGCATTTCGGATCATCCAAGGTTTAGGCGGTGGCGTTGTGGCGCCAATCGCAATGGCGTTCGTTTATCGTCTTGCTCCACCAAGTAAAGTTGGTGCAATGATGGGGATGATGGGGGTTCCGATTCTACTTGCTCCAGCTCTCGGACCTGTTCTTGCAGGCTGGTTAGTGGAATACCATAGCTGGGAATGGATTTTCCTGCTTAATCTTCCGATTGGTATCATTGGAATTATCATGGGCATCCGTTCATTGCCTAACATTGCTCGTCAAGCTGTACCTTCGCTCGATCGTCTCGGTATGATTCTAGGACCGTTGGCGTTCGCAGCTCTTGTATATGGTGTATCTAGTGGTGGAATCGATCTAGAGACAGGAGAGTCTACATGGACAAATATGGAGACGATCGTTGGGATCGGTGTAGGTGCAGTGGCGTTGGTTCTATTTATTATCGTGGAGCTGCGCAAAAGAGATCCGTTGCTTGAGCTGCGTGTTTTCCGTTCAGGCAACTTTACCAAAGGGATTATCGTGCAGTGGGTATCGCAAATTGCGATGTTCGGAACACTGTTCCTCGTCCCATTATTTTTGCAGCAGGCTCAAGGCTACACGCCGTTTGAAACAGGTATGATTATGCTGCCGCAGGCACTTGCTTCCGGATTGTTTATGCCGATCGGGGGTAAGCTGTCGGATCGTTATGGTGCAAGACCACTCGTAATTGCTGGGATGATTATTACGACAGGAGCAGCCATACTACTCGCGAATATTACGGGTGATGTGAGCAAGCTTCAGGTGATGATTCCGCTTACGATGTTAGGTGCAGGTATGGGCTTGTTCATGATGCCGCTCAATACACACTTGATTCAATCTGCTCCTCAAAACCTAGTCGGTCGTGTAACGTCGTTGACGAATGCAGCCCAGCAGGTGATGATGTCGTTCGCAATTGCTGTACTAACTACGCTCTCGGTTACGAGGATGCAGGAAGTAATGATCGCAGATCAGATGCAAAAGCCAGATGCACATGCATATGCTTCAGGCTTCGGCTATGCGTTCTTCATCTTGATCTTCATTGCGGTCGTTGGTGGGATTTTGGGACTTATGCTCACGAAGCCTGCTAAACTTGAAGGGGATTCGAACAATAAAGCGGATCTTCATACGATGGTTGGTTAA
- a CDS encoding LTA synthase family protein has translation MVFFSLLMVLKIYLAHIVIFGGHSLWRPLVTELPAIWVAFMIIESFASRRKFGIYIAVNLLITTIFFAVIMYYKYFGVIVDYHALKQIGQVTEVKGSVFSLLHPYFLFIYTDIVLAWLLMFNRRFRAWGKSLATRESRKIVWITLGVALLISIVNVVLHTESRNELKQAENMGILNYEVYQFFASATMKLEDPSKVTSESIARLKQNRPIAGTPVMWGEAKGKNVIIVQLEAAQNLLLGLNIDGQEITPTLNGLMKEHYYFPHFYQQVGQGNTADAEFTVNTSFYIPPHGAASQDYGHLALPSMPKLLKDKGYETATFHTNDVQFWNRKELYKALGFDHYYDAEFFGEEDLVFFGSSDEVLYKKTADQLLKMSQSNKPFYAQVISMSSHHPFNIPERKARITLPERYTGTLVGDYIVAQNYADYALGQFVSELKANGLWEQSVIVIYGDHLGLPVYTLDQNEKNLMQEIVNHEYSYTNMLNIPLLIVAPGVTEPQVMTQVGGQVDIFPTLANLLGISLKNHIHFGQDLLNQTSNLLPERYYLPTGSFVNDQGIFVPGYDYSDGELYRIDGHSSAESDSSEDEYNRALELLLLSDSYVSHLPSHE, from the coding sequence ATGGTATTTTTCTCACTGTTGATGGTGTTGAAAATTTACTTGGCTCATATCGTGATTTTTGGTGGTCATTCTTTATGGAGACCGCTAGTGACTGAACTGCCTGCAATATGGGTTGCGTTCATGATCATTGAATCGTTCGCATCACGCAGGAAATTCGGTATTTACATTGCTGTGAATTTATTGATCACAACAATCTTCTTTGCTGTGATTATGTATTATAAATATTTTGGAGTTATTGTTGATTATCATGCTTTAAAGCAGATTGGACAGGTGACGGAGGTTAAGGGGAGTGTATTCTCGTTATTACATCCGTACTTCTTGTTCATCTATACGGATATTGTGCTAGCATGGCTACTCATGTTCAATCGACGATTTAGAGCGTGGGGCAAGTCTCTTGCTACTCGTGAGTCAAGGAAGATCGTATGGATTACACTGGGTGTGGCTCTGTTGATTAGCATTGTGAACGTTGTTCTGCATACGGAAAGTCGGAATGAACTTAAGCAAGCCGAGAATATGGGGATCTTGAATTACGAAGTGTATCAGTTTTTCGCAAGTGCAACGATGAAGCTAGAGGATCCGAGTAAGGTAACATCTGAATCAATCGCTAGACTGAAGCAAAATCGACCTATCGCTGGCACACCTGTAATGTGGGGAGAGGCGAAAGGGAAAAACGTTATCATCGTACAGCTTGAAGCTGCACAAAATCTATTGCTGGGCTTAAATATCGATGGCCAAGAGATTACGCCGACTTTGAATGGACTAATGAAGGAGCATTACTACTTCCCGCACTTCTATCAGCAAGTCGGGCAGGGAAATACGGCAGATGCTGAATTCACAGTAAATACGTCCTTCTACATTCCGCCCCATGGTGCAGCATCACAGGACTATGGACATCTCGCGCTTCCGAGCATGCCAAAGTTGTTGAAGGACAAAGGATATGAGACAGCGACGTTCCACACTAACGATGTCCAATTTTGGAATCGTAAAGAGCTGTACAAAGCTTTAGGCTTTGACCATTACTATGACGCTGAATTTTTTGGTGAAGAGGATCTCGTATTTTTCGGCTCTTCTGATGAGGTGCTTTATAAGAAGACAGCCGATCAGTTGCTTAAGATGAGTCAAAGTAACAAGCCATTTTATGCGCAGGTTATTTCGATGTCGTCCCATCATCCGTTCAACATTCCAGAGCGCAAAGCGCGTATTACTCTTCCAGAACGTTATACGGGTACGCTTGTCGGCGACTATATTGTTGCGCAAAATTATGCAGACTATGCACTGGGACAGTTCGTAAGTGAATTAAAGGCGAACGGTTTATGGGAGCAATCAGTAATTGTTATTTATGGTGATCATCTAGGCTTGCCGGTATATACGCTCGATCAGAATGAGAAAAACCTAATGCAAGAGATCGTAAACCATGAATATTCTTACACCAATATGTTGAATATTCCTTTGCTCATTGTTGCACCAGGAGTAACAGAGCCACAGGTGATGACTCAGGTGGGTGGGCAGGTCGACATTTTCCCAACATTGGCGAACTTACTCGGGATTTCGTTGAAAAATCACATTCACTTCGGGCAGGATTTGCTTAACCAGACGAGTAATTTGCTGCCAGAGCGTTATTACTTGCCAACGGGCTCTTTCGTTAATGATCAAGGGATTTTCGTGCCGGGCTATGACTATAGCGATGGGGAGCTGTACCGAATTGATGGGCACTCTTCCGCTGAGTCAGATTCCTCGGAGGATGAATATAATCGTGCATTGGAACTTTTACTGTTATCCGATAGCTATGTGAGTCACTTACCAAGTCATGAATGA
- a CDS encoding DUF1453 family protein, producing MTQQQWDLIGYAVWALIIWVTLKQFMQTKREFTGSGLRILLGDWLMLAPLPWIGYCMGTRATFEQFLWTIALGVALAIPYVLTSKFMIKSGRIFFKTSYLFYAILLGLPYIRYLIRDEVFHTHPILTADYRPDIELMLAMYIAALVIYTFIWRSYMYFSYRQLLKQNNAQSEVLPNANSNPIVVQN from the coding sequence ATGACGCAACAACAATGGGATTTAATTGGTTATGCAGTATGGGCGCTGATCATCTGGGTAACACTCAAGCAATTTATGCAAACGAAAAGAGAGTTTACGGGCAGCGGCCTTCGTATTCTGCTAGGTGACTGGCTCATGCTGGCTCCCCTCCCTTGGATAGGCTATTGTATGGGCACTCGCGCAACATTTGAGCAGTTCCTTTGGACAATTGCTCTCGGAGTCGCACTAGCCATCCCCTATGTATTAACAAGTAAGTTTATGATCAAAAGTGGACGAATCTTTTTCAAAACGAGCTACCTATTTTATGCCATCTTGCTTGGACTACCTTATATCCGGTACCTCATTCGCGATGAAGTATTCCACACCCACCCGATTCTCACTGCCGATTACCGCCCAGATATTGAATTGATGCTCGCAATGTATATTGCTGCACTTGTGATTTATACATTCATTTGGCGCTCTTACATGTATTTCAGTTACAGACAGCTGTTAAAACAAAACAATGCGCAATCAGAAGTGTTACCGAATGCAAACTCAAATCCAATTGTGGTTCAAAACTAA
- a CDS encoding IucA/IucC family C-terminal-domain containing protein — MDLSLFERLFHISTNGAEAPEISVPLNELLESEAKMLQFLQKGKELVRGIGLELAVSFTGLAFLGIAVTKQVVMSQYDRILDLSPSNLTIQIECHNGYPNIVFKIHHVRWTNLMMENRADAVITEWNQYFEQHFNPIIEHITAVAGLKPNLIWNQFGTRTAYVMNYFRENLPPDLPLQRLDEDFTLLETLPAQCFNRKRKNPFQHSPRFIDNPYDPGKQIMVRSACCLYDKRDNGVKCYNCPRLKEDDRAEKRAQIEAELVAKEAQKAAQ, encoded by the coding sequence ATGGATCTTTCACTCTTTGAACGTTTATTTCATATTTCAACGAATGGTGCAGAAGCGCCTGAAATCTCCGTACCGTTAAACGAACTGCTGGAATCTGAAGCGAAGATGCTACAGTTTCTCCAGAAGGGGAAAGAGCTCGTTCGCGGGATCGGATTAGAGCTTGCTGTATCGTTCACAGGATTGGCCTTTTTGGGAATTGCTGTAACGAAGCAGGTCGTCATGTCCCAATATGACCGTATCCTTGACCTCTCTCCATCCAATCTAACGATTCAAATCGAGTGTCACAACGGTTATCCGAATATTGTTTTCAAGATACATCATGTTCGTTGGACAAACCTCATGATGGAAAATAGAGCGGATGCCGTCATCACTGAATGGAACCAATACTTTGAGCAACACTTTAACCCGATCATTGAGCATATTACAGCAGTCGCAGGCTTAAAACCGAATCTAATCTGGAATCAGTTCGGGACGCGGACTGCTTATGTGATGAATTATTTTCGTGAGAACCTCCCACCGGATCTCCCATTACAACGTCTAGATGAAGACTTTACACTGCTGGAGACATTGCCCGCACAATGCTTCAACCGTAAGCGCAAAAATCCGTTCCAGCACTCACCGCGTTTCATCGACAATCCCTATGATCCTGGTAAGCAAATCATGGTTCGTTCGGCATGCTGTTTATATGATAAACGAGACAACGGCGTGAAATGTTATAATTGTCCACGATTGAAAGAGGATGATCGGGCTGAAAAGCGTGCACAGATCGAAGCCGAGCTAGTAGCTAAAGAAGCACAAAAAGCCGCGCAATAG
- the lplT gene encoding lysophospholipid transporter LplT — MSWLKGKISPLNAVVWTQFLSAFSDNLNFFLIVGIVKRQGAADIDGTVTYIQMAVLFAYVVLAPLVGAFADKKAKAHVLLLGNMFKTIGILLLLFGVPPIICYFFVGVGAVVYSPGKYGILSELTSNERELLRANAMVEGSTIFAILAGTVAGGLLAVRSDLPAIIVCLLIYALSLFMTLLVPAKAGNPNIQYRAAAGQFFRDLITLFRNARSRFSLIGTGAFWLTASVLRIALIAWLPLNLGIEDTDQQSMIIGATALGVVLSAFMTPKFVPEGKLHRGYFFGIAMVLAVMSANFTSNVWVTVTLLFITGVMGGIFLIPLNTMLQEEGKDIVGPGRTIAVQNFVENFLTVGGLFIYLMMREMKVPVNSSVIGIGVVLTLFMLYLATQVRKVRASSSTRAKQ, encoded by the coding sequence TTGTCGTGGTTAAAGGGGAAAATATCACCGCTTAATGCTGTGGTATGGACGCAATTTCTTAGTGCTTTTTCGGATAACTTAAATTTCTTCCTGATTGTCGGAATTGTGAAACGGCAAGGGGCGGCAGATATTGACGGTACAGTCACTTATATTCAGATGGCTGTGTTGTTCGCTTATGTTGTGCTTGCACCACTCGTCGGTGCTTTTGCAGATAAGAAGGCGAAGGCTCATGTATTGCTGTTAGGGAATATGTTCAAGACGATCGGCATATTATTGCTGTTATTCGGCGTTCCGCCGATTATCTGTTACTTCTTCGTTGGAGTAGGCGCTGTTGTCTATTCTCCAGGGAAATATGGGATTTTGTCGGAATTGACGAGCAATGAACGGGAGCTGCTGCGAGCGAATGCGATGGTTGAAGGCTCTACGATCTTTGCGATTCTTGCGGGGACAGTTGCAGGGGGATTACTTGCAGTGCGTTCAGACTTGCCTGCGATTATTGTCTGCTTATTGATTTATGCATTATCACTATTTATGACGTTGTTAGTGCCGGCTAAGGCAGGTAACCCTAATATTCAATATCGAGCGGCTGCAGGACAATTTTTCCGAGATTTGATTACGCTATTTCGCAATGCGCGTAGTCGCTTTTCGCTCATTGGAACAGGAGCGTTCTGGTTAACCGCTTCTGTACTTCGGATTGCGCTAATCGCATGGTTGCCATTAAATCTTGGAATTGAAGATACAGACCAGCAATCCATGATCATTGGCGCAACAGCCTTAGGAGTCGTGCTGAGTGCATTCATGACTCCTAAGTTCGTGCCGGAAGGAAAGCTTCATCGAGGTTATTTTTTTGGAATTGCGATGGTACTCGCAGTGATGTCGGCCAACTTCACAAGTAATGTATGGGTTACGGTGACGCTGCTGTTCATAACAGGGGTTATGGGAGGAATCTTCCTCATTCCGCTTAATACGATGCTGCAGGAGGAAGGTAAGGACATCGTTGGACCGGGTCGAACGATTGCTGTACAAAACTTCGTGGAAAATTTCTTAACGGTGGGCGGGCTTTTCATATACCTGATGATGCGTGAGATGAAAGTTCCCGTGAACTCATCTGTTATCGGCATCGGGGTTGTTCTGACCTTGTTCATGCTTTACCTCGCAACGCAAGTTCGCAAAGTGCGTGCGAGTAGTTCTACTCGCGCAAAGCAATGA
- a CDS encoding TetR/AcrR family transcriptional regulator, translating into MKPDTTSPSSSFQLILDTAEQLIREKGCNKTTLQDIIDRSGLSKGAIYHYVSGKDELFGRVLISKMEQMNTQFNQTVSNATKSDATSPVQMLTQGMMKNTDSHSVTNKIFTYLISQSENPKVALILTELYDFSLNLSIQWIQIGQKAGAIPAHIDAVKLSTIFNIFTFGLRTHRVINPNDDQISVEDIFNVIFKSLQ; encoded by the coding sequence ATGAAACCAGACACTACCTCACCAAGCTCTAGCTTTCAGCTTATCTTAGATACAGCAGAACAACTCATTCGTGAGAAGGGCTGCAACAAAACAACATTACAGGATATTATCGATCGCTCCGGTCTTTCCAAGGGGGCGATCTATCACTATGTTTCCGGAAAGGACGAGCTATTCGGTCGTGTTCTGATCTCTAAGATGGAACAAATGAATACACAATTTAATCAAACAGTGTCTAACGCGACGAAGAGCGATGCAACCTCACCGGTTCAGATGCTCACACAAGGGATGATGAAAAATACCGACAGTCATTCCGTCACGAACAAAATTTTCACTTATCTCATTAGTCAAAGCGAAAATCCAAAAGTTGCCTTAATTTTAACTGAACTTTATGACTTCTCCTTAAATCTGTCTATCCAATGGATTCAGATTGGCCAAAAAGCCGGTGCAATCCCTGCACATATCGATGCTGTGAAGCTATCTACCATCTTTAACATTTTCACATTCGGACTGCGCACACATCGCGTAATCAACCCGAATGATGATCAAATTAGCGTTGAAGATATCTTCAACGTCATTTTCAAATCACTCCAATGA
- a CDS encoding DUF2306 domain-containing protein: protein MKKWVRTIFIFLAVTLVMFIIFGYTFVQYGIFSAKQGALVSFKLKSPDFNYEPWIYVLYTHIITGCIALGIGLLQLLRKPVNSKRTALHRKLGKVYAYSILISALVNIYLSLFASGGWIAKTGFFTLDFLWIYTTFKAISFARNKQIEAHTRWMYRSYALTFAGVSLRFVLPVMMMFNEFDPAYRISAWACWLVNLIVVEWVIYRRGRTNQKHQNGTLPQPTVGIQ, encoded by the coding sequence ATGAAAAAGTGGGTCAGAACGATTTTTATATTCTTAGCGGTTACTTTAGTTATGTTCATCATATTCGGATATACTTTCGTGCAATATGGGATTTTCAGCGCTAAGCAAGGCGCACTCGTTAGCTTTAAGCTGAAAAGCCCCGACTTTAACTATGAGCCTTGGATCTATGTTCTCTATACGCATATTATTACAGGTTGCATTGCTCTAGGGATCGGCTTGCTCCAACTTCTTCGCAAACCTGTCAACTCGAAACGCACTGCACTTCATCGGAAATTAGGAAAGGTATATGCCTATTCGATCTTAATCAGTGCACTCGTAAACATCTATTTATCCCTCTTCGCAAGTGGTGGATGGATCGCTAAGACGGGCTTCTTCACACTCGATTTCCTTTGGATCTATACGACTTTTAAAGCGATTAGTTTTGCTCGTAATAAACAGATTGAAGCTCATACACGCTGGATGTATCGTAGTTATGCCCTAACATTCGCAGGCGTCAGCTTACGTTTCGTCCTCCCGGTCATGATGATGTTTAACGAATTCGACCCCGCTTATCGAATTTCTGCATGGGCATGTTGGCTAGTGAACTTAATCGTTGTAGAATGGGTTATCTATCGCAGAGGTCGCACGAACCAGAAGCACCAAAATGGCACTTTGCCCCAACCGACCGTTGGTATACAATAG
- a CDS encoding phosphatase PAP2 family protein, translated as MNIRKIDWKKYTPLLSMLVFPFLGAMYAWTNGLSANEEVYHLATWVDDLIPVIHYFALPYSVWIFYIYVCLVYFFIKDPNTYYRGLLTYTVCALLCYLIYSVFQTTVPRPLVTGQDPFSELLRFIYNRDLPFNCFPSIHCFSSYMVMRMVWTSSFRNRWNVTLITTMSSLIIMSTLFVKQHVILDVISAILLVEIVIPLLLVAERKLKAVRAHRQKGTFGA; from the coding sequence TTGAATATTCGAAAGATCGATTGGAAGAAATACACTCCTCTTCTGTCGATGCTTGTGTTTCCATTCTTAGGAGCGATGTACGCCTGGACGAATGGTTTGAGCGCTAATGAGGAAGTCTATCATCTAGCAACTTGGGTAGATGATCTCATTCCTGTTATTCATTATTTTGCTTTGCCGTATTCGGTATGGATCTTCTATATATATGTCTGCTTGGTCTACTTCTTTATTAAGGATCCAAACACTTATTATCGCGGTCTACTTACGTATACTGTATGTGCATTGCTCTGCTATTTGATCTACTCGGTATTTCAAACGACAGTTCCTCGGCCGCTCGTGACGGGTCAAGATCCTTTCTCGGAACTGTTAAGGTTCATCTACAATCGAGATTTACCTTTCAACTGTTTCCCAAGCATTCATTGCTTCTCTAGTTATATGGTCATGCGAATGGTGTGGACGAGTTCTTTCCGCAATCGTTGGAATGTAACGCTCATTACAACGATGTCTTCACTCATTATCATGTCCACATTGTTCGTGAAGCAGCATGTGATACTCGACGTTATCAGCGCAATTCTACTTGTTGAGATCGTAATCCCGTTATTGCTCGTTGCAGAACGAAAGTTAAAAGCAGTTCGAGCGCATCGGCAAAAGGGTACATTCGGAGCTTGA
- a CDS encoding DoxX family membrane protein, with the protein MMNGLHVKWFTDVSSTKESLDNVLSPVFMWIALGVALLLAVLTQVLPSIMRVSALGKFDQQVERLRPWTFRILQYGTAVSLLWSLLEGNLFAPEFAPPEGTVYIVVWVTIALLLIPYHYTSKLAAAILLGLFIYNISEYGLFHMLDYGFYLAIAGALLLHQTPLQRWAYPLLYLGTGLSLCWVAVEKWIYPAMSLDIISNHHVPTFGFAPEVFVVLAAFIEFVVGYLLVVGILNRLLSIVLTLIFISTTMLFGYVEIVGHFMIHIILVLFIVEGVSFYKPPVEMHKSKLDRMVFVGLNFLFVLATFLLIYYKFA; encoded by the coding sequence ATGATGAACGGTTTGCACGTTAAGTGGTTTACCGATGTGAGTTCCACGAAGGAATCTTTGGACAATGTGCTATCACCTGTCTTTATGTGGATCGCGCTTGGCGTAGCTTTACTATTGGCTGTGCTTACACAGGTCCTTCCAAGCATTATGCGTGTTTCTGCGCTAGGTAAGTTTGATCAACAAGTGGAGCGTCTGCGTCCGTGGACTTTCCGTATTTTACAGTATGGCACTGCAGTTTCGTTGTTATGGAGCTTATTGGAGGGCAATCTGTTTGCGCCTGAATTTGCACCTCCTGAGGGAACAGTTTACATTGTCGTATGGGTTACGATTGCCTTACTGCTCATTCCGTATCATTATACGTCAAAATTAGCAGCAGCTATATTATTAGGTTTGTTCATTTATAACATCTCAGAATACGGGCTTTTCCATATGCTGGATTACGGATTTTACTTAGCGATTGCGGGGGCGCTTCTTCTTCATCAGACGCCACTTCAACGTTGGGCATATCCACTGCTTTATCTTGGGACTGGATTATCCTTATGCTGGGTTGCCGTAGAAAAGTGGATTTATCCGGCGATGAGCCTTGATATTATTTCGAATCATCATGTGCCAACCTTTGGCTTTGCACCTGAAGTATTCGTAGTACTAGCGGCTTTCATCGAATTTGTAGTCGGTTACTTGCTAGTTGTTGGGATCTTGAATCGTTTGCTGTCTATTGTTTTGACATTGATATTCATATCAACAACGATGCTGTTTGGTTATGTAGAAATTGTTGGGCATTTTATGATTCATATTATATTGGTGCTGTTCATTGTTGAAGGCGTAAGTTTCTACAAGCCACCAGTGGAGATGCATAAATCGAAGCTGGATCGAATGGTATTCGTAGGACTGAATTTCTTGTTCGTACTCGCAACCTTTTTGCTCATCTATTATAAATTCGCTTAA